In a single window of the Flavobacterium sp. W4I14 genome:
- a CDS encoding DNA-binding transcriptional ArsR family regulator (product_source=COG0640; cath_funfam=1.10.10.10; cog=COG0640; pfam=PF01022; smart=SM00418; superfamily=46785) — MRRDVFQAIADPTRREIINLIAHNTLNLNAIAENFDMSRPAISQHIKVLTECGLVEITQQGRDRYCNIRFQKLAEVSKWVEQYRIFWTSKLDALEIHLSKDTKSK, encoded by the coding sequence ATGAGAAGAGATGTATTTCAAGCCATTGCCGATCCTACCCGAAGAGAAATCATTAATCTGATTGCCCATAACACCTTAAATCTAAATGCAATTGCCGAAAATTTCGATATGAGCCGGCCTGCCATTTCACAGCACATTAAAGTTTTAACAGAATGCGGTTTAGTAGAAATTACCCAACAAGGCCGAGACCGGTACTGTAATATACGATTTCAAAAACTAGCAGAAGTATCTAAATGGGTGGAACAATACCGTATTTTTTGGACAAGTAAATTAGATGCTTTAGAAATTCACTTATCAAAAGACACTAAATCAAAATAA
- a CDS encoding 2-C-methyl-D-erythritol 4-phosphate cytidylyltransferase (product_source=KO:K00991; cath_funfam=3.90.550.10; cog=COG1211; ko=KO:K00991; pfam=PF01128; superfamily=53448; tigrfam=TIGR00453), producing the protein MKYYAIIVAGGSGNRMQTETPKQFLLLKNLPVLMHTIKAFAQSDIQPKILLVLNKDQQAYWTRLCEEFNFHVPHQIIDGGTERFHSVKNAIHAIEEESYVAIHDAVRPLVSKSLIDNCFNEAELQGNVIAAVQSSDSVRLLRDDKTTALKRDEIYLVQTPQTFSLSILKEAYNQEFDAHFTDDASVVESVGYEINIIEGERGNIKITYPIDLELAELLLKN; encoded by the coding sequence ATGAAATACTACGCTATAATTGTAGCAGGCGGTTCTGGCAATCGGATGCAAACGGAAACCCCAAAACAATTTCTACTGCTCAAAAACCTTCCGGTTTTGATGCATACCATAAAAGCTTTTGCACAAAGTGATATCCAACCTAAAATTTTATTGGTTCTAAACAAAGATCAACAAGCATACTGGACCCGGCTATGTGAGGAATTTAATTTCCATGTACCACACCAGATTATCGATGGCGGCACGGAGCGTTTTCACTCTGTAAAAAATGCTATCCATGCTATCGAAGAAGAAAGTTATGTTGCCATTCACGATGCTGTTCGCCCACTGGTTTCCAAATCTCTTATCGACAACTGTTTTAATGAAGCTGAGCTACAGGGAAACGTTATTGCAGCCGTACAATCAAGCGATAGCGTACGATTGCTTAGAGACGATAAAACCACGGCATTAAAACGCGATGAGATCTATTTAGTACAAACGCCGCAAACTTTTAGCCTTAGCATTCTTAAAGAAGCTTACAACCAAGAGTTCGATGCTCACTTCACAGATGACGCAAGCGTAGTAGAATCTGTTGGTTATGAGATTAATATCATCGAAGGAGAAAGAGGGAATATTAAAATCACTTATCCCATTGATCTTGAGCTTGCCGAATTGTTGTTAAAAAATTAA
- a CDS encoding uncharacterized protein YndB with AHSA1/START domain (product_source=COG3832; cath_funfam=3.30.530.20; cog=COG3832; pfam=PF08327; superfamily=55961): MKNEPIIVERVYNAPIEKVWKALTDNNEIKQWYFQLENFKPEVGFRFEFSGGPDDGPQYLHLCEITEIIDGRKLAYTWRYDGYPGNSVVSWELFEQGEQTRLKLTHSGTESFAENGPDFAKTSFNGGWTYFVNDALKNYLEPAA, translated from the coding sequence ATGAAAAACGAACCAATTATTGTAGAACGGGTGTATAATGCGCCTATCGAAAAAGTTTGGAAAGCTTTAACCGATAACAATGAAATTAAACAGTGGTATTTTCAATTGGAAAACTTTAAACCAGAAGTAGGCTTTAGGTTTGAATTTTCTGGTGGACCGGATGATGGTCCTCAATATCTACATCTCTGCGAGATAACAGAAATTATTGATGGCAGGAAACTCGCCTACACTTGGCGATACGATGGTTATCCAGGCAATTCGGTAGTAAGTTGGGAGTTATTTGAGCAAGGCGAGCAAACAAGGCTGAAATTAACACATAGTGGTACAGAAAGCTTTGCTGAAAACGGTCCTGACTTTGCCAAAACAAGTTTCAATGGCGGCTGGACATATTTCGTTAATGATGCGCTTAAAAATTATCTGGAACCAGCAGCGTAA
- a CDS encoding nitrogen fixation-related uncharacterized protein (product_source=COG3197; cath_funfam=1.20.5.920; cog=COG3197; pfam=PF18919; smart=SM01207; superfamily=90123; transmembrane_helix_parts=Inside_1_6,TMhelix_7_26,Outside_27_30,TMhelix_31_48,Inside_49_52) — MGNLLYLVAVVLVILWVIGFVFHGFGDVGNIIHVLLVIAVIAILLKVIGRAA; from the coding sequence ATGGGAAATTTATTGTATTTAGTCGCAGTAGTATTGGTAATACTCTGGGTGATCGGATTTGTATTTCACGGCTTCGGAGACGTTGGTAATATAATCCACGTTTTATTGGTAATCGCAGTTATTGCAATTCTGCTTAAAGTAATTGGACGGGCAGCGTAA
- a CDS encoding aspartate aminotransferase (product_source=KO:K00812; cath_funfam=3.40.640.10,3.90.1150.10; cog=COG0436; ko=KO:K00812; pfam=PF00155; superfamily=53383), with amino-acid sequence MSTLSKRINSLSESATLKMTKLGRELASKGINIISLSVGEPDFNTPDHVKNAAKKALDENYTRYSPVPGYPDLRQAIVNKLKTENNLDYDISQIVVSTGAKQSLSNVILTLIDPDDEVIIPTPYWVSYSEMVTLAEGKSVFIDTDIESDFKITPAQLEAAITPKSKLFMFSSPCNPTGSVYSKEELAALVAVFEKYPNIYILSDEIYEHINFVDKHESIAQFDSIKDRVIIVNGFSKAFAMTGWRLGYIAANKEIAAANDKLQGQTTSGTCSIAQRAGIVAYEQGLASVLEMKEAFLRRRELVYNLLNEIPGVKTNLPDGAFYFFPEISSFFGKKDTDGNVIKDSSDLALYLLNVGHVATVGGDSFGNNNYIRLSYAASDESLVEALRRIKEALGKLA; translated from the coding sequence ATGAGCACCTTATCCAAAAGAATCAACAGTCTATCTGAATCCGCAACCCTTAAAATGACAAAACTTGGCCGCGAATTAGCGTCTAAGGGCATTAACATCATTAGTTTAAGCGTTGGTGAACCCGATTTCAATACACCCGATCACGTAAAAAATGCTGCTAAAAAGGCATTAGACGAAAATTATACACGTTATTCGCCAGTACCAGGCTATCCAGACCTGCGCCAGGCGATCGTAAACAAGCTAAAAACAGAAAACAATCTGGATTATGATATTTCTCAGATCGTGGTTTCAACAGGTGCGAAACAATCTTTATCGAATGTTATTTTAACCTTGATTGATCCGGATGATGAGGTAATCATCCCAACTCCTTACTGGGTTTCTTACTCAGAAATGGTAACCCTTGCAGAAGGAAAATCTGTTTTTATCGATACTGACATTGAAAGTGATTTCAAAATCACTCCTGCGCAATTAGAAGCAGCCATTACGCCGAAATCGAAATTATTTATGTTTTCTTCACCATGTAACCCAACAGGTTCGGTTTACAGCAAAGAAGAATTAGCAGCGCTGGTTGCGGTTTTCGAAAAATATCCTAATATCTATATCTTATCTGATGAGATTTATGAGCACATTAACTTTGTTGATAAACATGAGTCTATTGCTCAATTCGATAGCATTAAAGACCGCGTAATCATTGTTAACGGTTTCTCTAAGGCTTTCGCCATGACAGGCTGGAGATTAGGTTATATCGCCGCTAATAAAGAAATTGCAGCTGCTAACGATAAATTACAAGGGCAAACTACTTCTGGAACGTGTTCTATTGCACAAAGAGCAGGAATTGTTGCTTACGAGCAAGGTTTAGCCAGTGTTTTAGAAATGAAAGAAGCATTTTTACGCCGTAGAGAATTGGTTTACAATTTATTAAACGAAATACCAGGTGTAAAAACAAATCTTCCCGATGGCGCTTTCTACTTTTTCCCAGAAATCAGTTCTTTCTTCGGTAAAAAAGATACTGACGGAAATGTAATTAAAGATTCTTCAGACCTGGCTTTATATTTATTAAACGTTGGTCACGTAGCAACTGTTGGTGGCGATTCATTTGGTAATAACAACTACATCCGTTTATCTTATGCAGCATCAGACGAGAGTTTGGTTGAAGCATTAAGAAGGATTAAAGAAGCTTTAGGTAAGTTAGCTTAG
- a CDS encoding hypothetical protein (product_source=Hypo-rule applied; pfam=PF11387), whose translation MYWTLELASHLEDAPWPATKDELIDYGIRSGAPVEVIENLQALEDDGEPYETIEEIWPDYPTKEDFFFNEDEY comes from the coding sequence ATGTATTGGACATTAGAATTAGCATCGCACTTGGAAGACGCACCATGGCCTGCAACTAAAGACGAATTAATTGATTATGGTATCCGCTCTGGTGCCCCAGTAGAAGTAATTGAAAACTTACAGGCATTAGAAGATGATGGCGAACCTTATGAAACCATTGAGGAAATTTGGCCAGATTACCCAACTAAAGAAGATTTCTTCTTTAACGAGGACGAATACTAA
- a CDS encoding putative ABC transport system permease protein (product_source=KO:K02004; cog=COG0577; ko=KO:K02004; pfam=PF02687,PF12704; superfamily=49299; transmembrane_helix_parts=Inside_1_26,TMhelix_27_49,Outside_50_291,TMhelix_292_314,Inside_315_334,TMhelix_335_366,Outside_367_380,TMhelix_381_403,Inside_404_414), which yields MIIFRLIGESFRFAFDALRQNKLRTMLSLLAITIGIFTIIAVFSAVDTFRGKLQSSVDKLGSNTIYIQKWPWSFGDNYPWWKYMNRPQPSLRDFEALRERIENAQGVTFEISTNDRTIKYRSNSIEGISVWAASHDFNKTWNFELQDGRYFTENESKNGSPVCILGSDIADGLFDGGAPVGKQVQILGRRLTVVGVFKKEGEDMLGTSLDKNVNIPIAFAKGVLDIQSERYGPQITVRGKDNVSLEEVESELKGLMRSIHRIRPGQEEDFALNKTTIISNQLDSMFKMVNIAGWVIGGFSILVGGFSIANIMFVSVKERTNIIGIQKSLGAKNYFILLQFIFESISLCILGGLLGLLLVFLLALVIGAATDFHIILGLNNIALGIGISIIIGTISGFWPAYSASRLDPVEAIRS from the coding sequence ATGATAATCTTTAGGCTAATAGGCGAGAGTTTTCGTTTTGCATTTGATGCGCTGCGCCAGAATAAATTACGCACCATGTTATCGCTTTTGGCTATAACAATCGGCATTTTTACCATTATTGCTGTATTCTCTGCAGTAGATACCTTTCGGGGTAAGTTGCAGTCCAGCGTAGATAAACTGGGTTCCAATACTATTTATATTCAAAAATGGCCCTGGAGTTTTGGTGATAATTACCCTTGGTGGAAATATATGAACCGCCCTCAGCCGTCATTGCGCGATTTTGAAGCCCTCCGCGAAAGAATTGAAAATGCACAAGGCGTTACATTTGAAATATCGACTAACGACAGGACAATCAAATACAGAAGTAACTCAATAGAAGGGATTTCGGTATGGGCGGCATCGCACGATTTTAATAAAACCTGGAATTTCGAGCTTCAGGACGGCCGGTATTTTACCGAAAATGAGAGTAAAAACGGCTCACCGGTTTGTATTTTAGGTTCTGATATAGCCGACGGGCTTTTTGATGGCGGTGCGCCAGTGGGTAAACAGGTTCAGATTTTAGGAAGAAGATTAACTGTTGTTGGTGTTTTCAAAAAAGAAGGAGAAGATATGTTAGGTACTTCTCTTGATAAAAACGTAAATATTCCGATTGCTTTTGCAAAAGGTGTTTTAGACATCCAAAGCGAGCGTTACGGTCCACAAATTACTGTTCGCGGTAAAGATAATGTGAGCTTAGAAGAGGTAGAAAGCGAATTGAAAGGTTTAATGCGCTCTATCCACAGGATCAGACCAGGCCAGGAAGAAGATTTTGCACTAAATAAAACCACCATTATATCTAATCAGTTAGATTCGATGTTTAAAATGGTAAATATTGCCGGTTGGGTAATTGGTGGGTTTTCGATCCTGGTTGGTGGTTTCAGTATTGCCAATATCATGTTCGTATCGGTTAAGGAACGTACCAATATTATCGGCATCCAAAAATCGTTGGGTGCAAAAAACTATTTTATCCTGCTTCAATTTATCTTCGAATCGATTTCGCTTTGTATTTTAGGTGGTTTGCTGGGTTTATTACTGGTCTTTCTGCTCGCCTTGGTTATTGGTGCGGCCACAGATTTTCATATTATACTGGGCTTGAATAATATTGCCTTAGGTATCGGGATATCAATAATCATCGGCACTATCTCTGGTTTTTGGCCAGCATATTCAGCATCAAGATTGGATCCGGTAGAGGCGATAAGGAGTTAG
- a CDS encoding cation diffusion facilitator family transporter (product_source=TIGR01297; cath_funfam=1.20.1510.10,3.30.70.1350; cog=COG0053; pfam=PF01545,PF16916; superfamily=160240,161111; tigrfam=TIGR01297; transmembrane_helix_parts=Inside_1_6,TMhelix_7_29,Outside_30_32,TMhelix_33_55,Inside_56_74,TMhelix_75_94,Outside_95_108,TMhelix_109_131,Inside_132_151,TMhelix_152_174,Outside_175_328), with the protein MSVKKKAIIISLVVSVVLMLAKFVAYFITGSNAILTDAAESIVNVIAGSFAFYSIYLSTQPRDENHPYGHGKVEFFSAFVEGILILIAGVVIIFKSSYNLIYPHLVGELLTGTLIIGITGLINLIVGLYLINVGKDEHSITLQADGKHLLTDTYTSAAIVFGLILIQLTNIIWLDSLLSFLVGFYIVYSGYKLTRGSVGGLMDESDFTLVEEVVDVLQKNRHNPWIDVHNLRTQQYGPEFHIDCHVTLPYYFDLNKVHREISQIDELINKNGFRKAELFIHADPCLPECCHYCHMSECPVRTEAFKKEIVWTPEIVIKNKKHFENELL; encoded by the coding sequence GTGTCGGTAAAAAAGAAAGCAATAATAATTTCTCTGGTGGTGAGTGTGGTGCTGATGTTGGCCAAGTTTGTTGCGTATTTTATTACGGGATCAAATGCCATCTTAACAGATGCAGCAGAGAGCATTGTAAATGTAATAGCAGGGAGTTTTGCCTTTTATAGCATTTACTTAAGTACGCAACCCCGCGACGAAAATCATCCTTATGGACATGGAAAAGTTGAGTTTTTCTCAGCTTTTGTTGAAGGAATATTGATTTTGATAGCGGGAGTGGTTATTATTTTCAAATCATCATACAACCTTATCTATCCTCATTTGGTAGGTGAACTATTAACAGGAACGCTGATTATTGGTATTACGGGCTTAATTAATCTGATTGTAGGTTTATACCTCATCAACGTAGGTAAAGATGAGCATTCGATTACATTGCAGGCTGATGGTAAACATTTATTAACTGATACCTATACAAGTGCAGCGATTGTTTTTGGCTTAATCTTAATTCAGCTAACAAATATTATTTGGCTAGATAGCCTGCTTTCTTTTTTGGTAGGCTTTTACATTGTTTATTCTGGTTATAAACTTACCCGTGGTTCGGTGGGTGGATTAATGGATGAAAGTGACTTTACACTTGTTGAAGAAGTAGTAGATGTTTTACAGAAGAACAGGCACAACCCGTGGATTGATGTGCACAACCTGCGTACCCAGCAATATGGTCCTGAATTTCATATCGATTGTCATGTAACATTGCCTTATTATTTTGACTTAAATAAAGTTCACCGCGAAATCTCGCAGATTGATGAACTGATCAATAAAAACGGCTTTCGCAAAGCAGAACTCTTTATTCATGCAGACCCATGCTTGCCTGAGTGTTGCCATTATTGCCACATGAGCGAATGTCCGGTGAGGACAGAGGCCTTTAAAAAGGAAATTGTATGGACGCCAGAAATAGTAATCAAAAATAAAAAGCATTTCGAAAATGAGCTACTTTAA
- a CDS encoding putative lactoylglutathione lyase (product_source=COG3607; cath_funfam=3.10.180.10; cog=COG3607; ko=KO:K07032; pfam=PF00903; superfamily=54593), which yields MIKSLWINLPVKDINKSKAFFTQLGFTLNLQYGTREDSACFLVGESNLAIMLFEEALYEGFAGTSIADNRNGGEVLFSFDAESPQEVDDLAQKVVAAGGTLYGEPGYKDGWMYGCGFVDLDGQRWSILFMDMTKMPLG from the coding sequence ATGATAAAATCACTTTGGATAAACCTTCCGGTAAAAGACATTAACAAGTCTAAAGCATTCTTCACACAACTCGGCTTTACGCTTAACCTCCAGTATGGCACCCGCGAAGATTCGGCGTGCTTTTTAGTAGGAGAAAGTAATTTAGCGATTATGCTTTTTGAAGAAGCGTTGTACGAAGGTTTTGCTGGGACCAGTATTGCCGATAATCGCAATGGCGGCGAAGTATTATTCTCTTTTGACGCAGAAAGTCCGCAAGAAGTAGACGATCTGGCTCAAAAAGTAGTAGCTGCCGGTGGTACACTCTATGGCGAGCCAGGCTACAAAGATGGCTGGATGTATGGTTGTGGTTTTGTTGATCTTGATGGTCAAAGATGGAGTATTCTTTTTATGGATATGACTAAAATGCCCTTGGGTTAA
- a CDS encoding 8-oxo-dGTP diphosphatase (product_source=KO:K03574; cath_funfam=3.90.79.10; cog=COG1051; ko=KO:K03574; pfam=PF00293; superfamily=55811), which yields MSYFNVRVYGLLINQNNEVLVSDEEEYGFRFSKFPGGGLELGEGLIDGLKREFVEECDAEIEVLSHFYTTDFFEKSSFNDSQVISVYYIVKEKAPLQLAFKDVIYDFDGEGEILQAFRWVKIEDLNIEDITFKTDKTVGQLLKNQYSVKL from the coding sequence ATGAGCTACTTTAATGTTAGGGTTTATGGATTGTTAATCAACCAGAATAATGAAGTTTTGGTAAGTGATGAGGAAGAGTATGGCTTTCGTTTCAGTAAGTTTCCGGGTGGTGGTTTAGAACTTGGCGAAGGCTTAATTGATGGATTAAAACGTGAGTTTGTGGAAGAGTGCGATGCTGAAATTGAAGTATTATCTCATTTTTACACGACAGATTTTTTTGAAAAATCGTCATTTAACGATAGCCAGGTAATTAGCGTATATTATATCGTTAAAGAAAAAGCGCCTTTGCAATTGGCCTTTAAAGATGTTATTTACGATTTCGATGGAGAAGGTGAAATTCTCCAGGCTTTTAGGTGGGTGAAAATCGAAGATTTAAATATTGAGGATATTACCTTTAAAACAGATAAAACCGTAGGCCAACTTCTAAAAAATCAATATTCAGTTAAATTATAA
- a CDS encoding S-adenosylmethionine:tRNA ribosyltransferase-isomerase (product_source=KO:K07568; cath_funfam=3.40.1780.10; cog=COG0809; ko=KO:K07568; pfam=PF02547; superfamily=111337; tigrfam=TIGR00113), whose translation MIKYEKEKLNSYFCTSKNSSRMKLSQFKFNLPESLVANNPAEQRDEARLMVLHKDSGKIEHKIFKDVLGYFDDKDVMILNNTKVFPARLYGNKEKTGATIEVFLLRELNKELRLWDVLVDPARKIRVGNKLYFGDDDLLVAEVVDNTTSRGRTIRFLFEGTDEEFRKNVEILGETPLPKYIKRKATAEDKERYQTIFAKHEGAVAAPTAGLHFSRELMKRLELKGIEFAEVTLHVGLGTFRTVEVEDLTKHKMDSEQFIIEQKDANIVNKALEEKRKICAVGTTSMRAIESAVSANRTLKSANDWTSKFIFPPYDFSIANSMITNFHTPESTLLMMVSAFGGYENVMNAYEVAVKEKYKFYSYGDAMLII comes from the coding sequence TTGATAAAATACGAAAAAGAAAAATTAAATTCGTATTTTTGCACCTCAAAAAATTCATCAAGAATGAAATTATCACAATTCAAATTCAACTTACCAGAATCATTAGTAGCCAACAATCCGGCAGAACAACGCGACGAAGCTCGCCTAATGGTTTTACACAAAGACAGCGGTAAAATTGAACATAAAATTTTTAAAGACGTTTTAGGTTATTTCGATGACAAAGACGTAATGATATTAAATAACACTAAGGTTTTCCCTGCCCGTTTATATGGCAACAAAGAGAAAACCGGTGCAACCATCGAGGTTTTCTTGCTGCGTGAATTAAACAAGGAATTACGTTTATGGGATGTTTTGGTAGATCCGGCACGTAAAATCCGTGTAGGTAATAAATTATATTTTGGCGACGACGATTTATTGGTTGCTGAGGTTGTAGATAACACCACATCACGTGGCCGTACCATCCGTTTCCTATTTGAAGGTACTGACGAAGAATTTAGAAAAAACGTTGAAATTTTAGGTGAAACTCCTCTTCCTAAATACATTAAACGTAAAGCTACTGCTGAAGATAAAGAACGTTATCAAACTATTTTTGCTAAGCACGAAGGTGCTGTAGCTGCTCCAACTGCAGGTTTACACTTCAGTCGCGAGTTGATGAAACGTCTTGAACTTAAAGGTATAGAATTTGCAGAAGTAACTTTACATGTTGGTTTAGGAACTTTCAGAACGGTTGAGGTTGAAGACTTAACCAAACACAAAATGGATTCTGAGCAGTTCATCATCGAGCAAAAAGATGCGAACATTGTAAACAAAGCTTTAGAGGAAAAAAGAAAAATCTGTGCGGTGGGTACTACTTCAATGCGTGCTATCGAATCGGCTGTTTCTGCTAACAGAACATTAAAATCGGCTAACGATTGGACCAGTAAGTTTATCTTCCCTCCTTACGATTTCAGTATTGCAAACTCAATGATCACCAATTTCCACACCCCAGAATCTACTTTATTGATGATGGTAAGTGCATTTGGCGGATATGAAAACGTAATGAATGCTTACGAAGTTGCAGTAAAAGAAAAATATAAATTTTACAGCTATGGCGATGCCATGCTAATTATATAA
- a CDS encoding adenosylmethionine-8-amino-7-oxononanoate aminotransferase (product_source=KO:K00833; cath_funfam=3.40.640.10; cog=COG0161; ko=KO:K00833; pfam=PF00202; superfamily=53383; tigrfam=TIGR00508) — protein sequence MMPDSSKLHTPDSKLNLTERDQKVIWHPYTQMKNALPHIPIVRGEGVYVFDEEGKRYIDAVSSWWVNIHGHSHPYIAQKVAEQLNVLEHVIFAGFTHEPAVLLAERLLPILPGKQDKVFYTDNGSTAVEVALKMCLQYWDNKNTPKTKILAFKNAYHGDTFGAMSVSGRSIFTDAFNSLLFDVEFIDLPNENNISHLISHISNLKDTACFIFEPLILGSGGMLMYEAKYLDQLLSACKDAAILTIADEVMTGFGRTGTYFACEKLTNEPDIICLSKGLTGGTMPLGVTTCTKEIFEAFLSDDKLKTLYHGHSFTANPIACVASLASLDILLKTETLQNIKRVEAKHAVFLEEIKTHPKVKAIRQTGTIIAIEWETGNETSYLSNLRNLLYAYFLDKGIILRPLGNIIYILPPYVISDEDLDYIYAAIKSALEEV from the coding sequence ATGATGCCCGATTCGTCCAAACTCCATACTCCAGATTCCAAACTCAATTTAACTGAACGCGATCAAAAGGTAATCTGGCATCCTTATACCCAAATGAAAAATGCACTTCCCCATATCCCAATTGTTAGGGGAGAAGGAGTGTACGTTTTTGATGAGGAAGGTAAACGGTATATCGATGCAGTTTCATCCTGGTGGGTAAATATTCATGGCCATTCACACCCTTATATTGCGCAAAAAGTAGCTGAACAGCTCAATGTGCTTGAACATGTGATTTTTGCAGGTTTTACGCACGAGCCGGCTGTATTACTTGCAGAAAGGCTTTTACCTATATTGCCTGGCAAACAAGATAAAGTTTTTTATACCGATAACGGATCAACAGCAGTAGAGGTAGCCTTAAAAATGTGCCTGCAATACTGGGACAATAAGAATACACCAAAAACGAAGATTTTAGCCTTTAAAAATGCCTATCATGGCGATACTTTTGGCGCCATGTCTGTTAGTGGCCGCAGTATTTTTACCGATGCTTTTAACAGTCTATTGTTCGATGTCGAGTTTATCGATCTGCCAAACGAAAATAACATCTCACATCTCATATCTCATATCTCAAATCTTAAGGATACCGCATGTTTTATCTTCGAACCTCTCATTTTAGGATCTGGTGGCATGTTGATGTATGAAGCTAAATATTTGGATCAGCTTTTATCTGCCTGTAAAGATGCAGCAATTTTAACCATCGCTGATGAAGTGATGACAGGTTTCGGTAGAACTGGAACTTACTTCGCTTGCGAGAAATTAACTAACGAGCCTGATATTATTTGTTTAAGCAAAGGTTTAACCGGTGGAACAATGCCATTGGGGGTAACCACCTGTACGAAGGAGATTTTTGAAGCATTCTTAAGCGACGATAAATTAAAAACACTTTACCACGGACACTCTTTTACGGCGAATCCGATTGCTTGTGTAGCTTCTTTAGCGAGTTTGGATATTCTGTTAAAAACTGAAACACTTCAGAATATTAAGCGAGTAGAAGCCAAACATGCTGTTTTTCTTGAAGAAATTAAAACGCACCCTAAAGTTAAAGCCATTAGGCAAACGGGAACAATTATTGCAATTGAGTGGGAGACTGGCAATGAAACCTCTTATTTAAGTAATCTGCGTAATTTATTGTATGCGTACTTTTTAGATAAGGGAATTATATTAAGACCATTGGGCAATATTATCTATATCCTCCCACCGTATGTAATCAGTGATGAAGATCTCGATTATATCTATGCTGCCATAAAATCGGCTTTAGAAGAAGTATAG